A section of the Lepus europaeus isolate LE1 chromosome 10, mLepTim1.pri, whole genome shotgun sequence genome encodes:
- the BIN2 gene encoding bridging integrator 2 produces MAEGKAGGAAGLFAKQVQKKFSRAQEKVLQKLGKTVETKDERFEQCANNFYQQQAEGQKLYKDLKNFLGAVKVMHESSKRVSETLQEIYSSEWDGHEELKAIVGNNDLLWEDYEEKLADQALRTMENYVAQFGEIKERIAKRGRKLVDYDSARHHLEAVQNAKKKDEAKTAKAEEEFNKAQTVFEDLNQELLEELPVLYNSRVGCYVTIFQNISNLRDVFYREMSKLNHHLYEVMSKLEKQHSNKVFVVKGLSSSSRRSLVISAPVRTSAVSSPLTSPTSPSARSLTGETESESSAEEELAPGAAQGEDNCEVKQEPSKDKEMAEEGSEASSEEEEEEPLPACNGPSEVQPSATTEGEASQEEVPPRSPPGSPDRALTPSEQPSSPAPEVVLRTRASSEGAEQPKKRASTQRASAPPSRPPPPRATLSPRPPSGDVPPSPPASEGVSPASPGGILGTGTPSPRASLEVSPHAEPPEKPGRAPGAREMEDAPVPAAEPCASPTSVSQGQDLQLPASAASEPPEEVATGQNAQL; encoded by the exons GCGGAAGGCCAAAAGCTATACAAGGACCTGAAGAACTTCCTTGGTGCAGTCAAAG TGATGCATGAGAGTTCCAAGAGGGTGTCCGAAACCCTTCAGGAGATCTACAGCAGCGAGTGGGACGGCCACGAGGAGCTGAAGGCCATCGTGGGG AATAATGATCTCCTTTGGGAAGACTATGAAGAGAAACTGGCTGACCAGGCTTTGAGGACCATGGAAAACTATGTGGCCCAGTTTGGCGAGATTAAG GAGAGAATTGCGAAGCGGGGCCGGAAGCTTGTGGACTATGACAGTGCCCGACACCACCTGGAGGCAGTGCAGAATGCTAAGAAGAAGGATGAGGCCAAGACTGCCAAG GCAGAGGAAGAGTTCAACAAAGCCCAGACTGTGTTTGAGGATCTGAACCAGGAGCTGCTGGAGGAGCTGCCTGTTCTTTACAATAG TCGCGTTGGCTGTTATGTGACCATCTTCCAGAACATTTCCAACCTAAGGGACGTCTTCTACAGGGAGATGAGCAAG CTGAACCACCATCTGTACGAGGTGATGAGCAAACTGGAGAAGCAGCATTCCAACAAAGTCTTCGTGGTGAAGGGACTGTCCAG CAGCAGCAGGCGCTCTTTAGTCATCTCTGCTCCAGTTCGAACGTCTGCAGTCTCCAGCCCTCTCACCTCTCCCACCAGTCCCTCTGCACGTTCCTTGACGGGTGAGACGGAATCTGAATCATCTGCTGAAGAGGAGCTGGCCCCTGGTGCAGCCCAGGGAGAAGACAACTGTGAAGTTAAACAGGAGCCCtcaaaagataaggaaatggcgGAGGAAGGGTCGGAAGCCAgctctgaggaggaggaggaggagcctctACCAGCCTGCAACGGCCCAAGCGAGGTCCAGCCCTCCGCCACCACCGAGGGCGAGGCGTCCCAGGAGGAGGTTCCCCCTCGCTCGCCACCTGGGTCGCCAGACAGAGCCCTGACCCCGTCGGAGCAGCCCTCATCTCCTGCTCCGGAAGTAGTTCTCCGAACCCGCGCCTCCAGCGAAGGAGCCGAACAACCCAAGAAGAGAGCCTCTACCCAGCGGGCCTCAGCGCCCCCGAGCAGGCCGCCTCCACCCCGCGCCACTCTGAGCCCCAGGCCCCCCTCAGGGGATGTACCCCCCAGCCCGCCGGCCTCCGAAGGGGTTTCACCCGCCAGCCCCGGGGGCATCCTGGGCACTGGGACTCCGAGTCCTAGGGCCTCCTTGGAGGTCTCTCCTCATGCAGAGCCACCAGAGAAGCCAGGCAGAGCACCTGGGGCCAGAGAAATGGAAGACGCCCCTGTTCCAGCCGCAGAACCTTGTGCCTCCCCCACCTCGGTGTCTCAG GGCCAAGACCTTCAGCTTCCGGCCTCTGCAGCCTCGGAGCCTCCAGAAGAG GTGGCCACAGGTCAGAACGCACAGCTCTGA